A stretch of the Candidatus Krumholzibacteriia bacterium genome encodes the following:
- a CDS encoding sigma-70 family RNA polymerase sigma factor has product MNPEAGIPSSDRELAEAVLRDGEERAFRTLYRRHSPRVYQLALRLLGGDVREAEDVTQETWLRAIGALERFRWEAAFGTWLGRIAVHVAKDALRRRGRGREDLWDPELEFESPVPSPAHSAAERLATRIDLERAIALLPDGYRAVLVLHDVEGWPHESIATELDIAVGTSKSQLHRARRSLRALLVPAAEEPA; this is encoded by the coding sequence ATGAACCCAGAGGCCGGGATTCCAAGCAGCGATCGGGAGCTGGCGGAGGCCGTCCTCCGCGACGGCGAGGAGCGGGCGTTCCGGACCTTGTACCGGCGCCACAGTCCGCGGGTGTACCAGCTCGCGCTCCGTCTCCTGGGCGGGGACGTCCGTGAAGCCGAGGACGTGACGCAAGAAACCTGGCTCCGGGCGATCGGTGCGCTCGAGCGCTTCCGCTGGGAGGCCGCCTTCGGGACCTGGCTCGGGAGGATCGCGGTGCACGTGGCGAAGGATGCGCTCCGCCGCCGCGGCCGCGGGCGAGAGGACCTCTGGGACCCGGAGCTCGAGTTCGAGAGTCCGGTGCCGAGCCCGGCGCACTCGGCGGCGGAGCGCCTCGCCACCCGCATCGACCTCGAGCGCGCCATCGCGCTGCTGCCGGATGGCTACCGCGCCGTGCTGGTCTTGCACGACGTCGAAGGGTGGCCGCACGAGAGCATCGCCACCGAGCTCGACATCGCGGTCGGGACGTCGAAGAGCCAGCTGCATCGCGCCCGCCGCAGCCTGCGAGCGCTGCTGGTGCCGGCGGCAGAGGAACCTGCGTGA